TACTCAACACAGATGAAGGCGCTCGTCATTTAGGTGAAGTCGCTTTAGTTCCTGATCCATCTCCTATTTCTCAATCTGGTATCACTTTTTATAATACTTTGTTTGATGAAAATGCTTCTAACCATTTAGCCTTCGGCTCCGCTTATGCATTCAATGTTAAAGGCGGTACTGAAATGACTGAAGAAGAATTAGAAAAAGTAGGACTAAACCGTAGCCAAACACACGTTGATTTCATGATCGGTTCAGATCAGATGAATATTGATGGTATTCGGGCAGACGGCACGAAAGTTCCGATTTTCCGTAATGGTGATTGGGCATAAGAAGTCATTTGACTTTTAATACTACTAACAAATCGATACTAAAAAAAACCTGTGAAGCGCACATTGGCTTCACAGGTTTTTTTAGTTTAATATGGGAAATAAAATTCTACTGTATAACCGATCGTTTTCAACCCTTGTGTAATTTTATAAATATCACAAGAAATAGCTTTACGGTTTTTGTCATTAAATACTGATACTGCGTACGCTTCAATTGATTTAGCATCTTTAAATAGTTTCATTCCATTTTTTAAGTAGGAATTTGGTACACCTAATTTTTTAGGATCTAGTTCACCAGCGTATTTTTTATTTTCTCTATAAGATGTCTTCCCAGAAGTATTGATGGTTAAATAATTTTTCTTAGGTACTAATTTGACTTCGATTGCTTCTAAGCGATAAGAATATTTTGATGTTCCAGCAGGAAGTCCGCCTTTTTCCCAGCCCATCCAGCCAAATTCTTGCGCATGGACACGATAAAATACATCATAAACTTGATCTAATTGACCAGTCAATTTAATTTGGATCGCTTCTAGACGTTTCTTTTGACCAGAAGTTCCTGATGTTTGGCCGTTCTTTTTCCAAGCTTGCCAACCAATATCTTGTACGTGTGTACGATATTGGATGTCACCCGTATAACCAGAGTTTACCTTTAACTGAATTGCTTCTAATCGTTTTTTCTGTCCAGATGTACCAGAAACTTGTGCGTTTTTCTTCCATCCTTGCCAGCCGATATCTTGTACATGCGTGCGATACGTAACTTCTGGTACCCCAGCAGCACGAGCAGTAGCTGGTGCCGCAGCTGGCGCTACAGAATCCTCTAAAACGCTCTCACTTTCAAAGTTACCATACGGAGTAATGCTGATTTCCTCTTCCGCATGAGCAGAAGATGTACCAAAAATAGCAGCTCCAACTAAACCTAACAACAATAGACTTACCTTTTTCATTTTCTCACATTCCTTTCTTTGTAACATCATAATTATATAATAGTTACTCATTATATTACAATAGTCATTTAACACAAATTATCCAATTTCTCATATTTATTTTGTGTAAAATGAATAAAATAAAAAAATAAACACATAAGTTTGAGAAATAACCTTCGAATCAGTAAACATACAAAAAGTCGAGATACCTTATTAATAAAGTATCTCGACAAAATCCCAAAGATACCCCTGACCAAAAATTGACCCTTAGAAGCAAAACTAACCGATTTTTACATAATACCTCACACTATCATTAAATGTTAAGAAATACTGTCTATTACAGGGGGTTCGAGCGATTCAAGTCGCATTTGATATCTTCTGGTTTTATGTCTAACTCCCCTGTTTTATGATATCCAATTAGCAAATTCTTAACAATGTACTCAATTATCTTTGGATTTGAAATATTCATTTGTGGAAAAAATCTATTGAGAAAGGCGTTCACATTAATTTGAGCGTCTCTTTCTATATGTATTTATTGAACGCTTGAAGAATTATCTGACTGAAAACCTGTAACAGTTGAATACTGAAATGGTTCGCTCGGATATTCCTACTAGTTCTATTGTCAACAGCTTTCAAGTATGGAGTGTGACATAGATCAATGAAAATGCCCTTGATAAGGAAACCAAAGTTACACAGCTTTCCCAGTTTGAGCTTACTTTGCAGAAAAATGACAACTGGGAAATAATAATGGCATAGTTTCTATATAAAATTATTTTTACTATCTTAACTAACGAATTGAAAGATGATATAATTTAACCAAAAATTTTCTAAGGAGGGATGAATATGCATTTAATTGATTTTATGAATGAAGATATTAAAAAGAAGCTTATTAAAAAAACGTATAAAAAGAAAGAGACTATTCTTTTTGCTGAGCAAGAAAATGAATATGTCATTCTTATGATTGACGGTATTGCAGAAGCATTCATCTTAAATCTGAAAGGAAACATCTCAACTATTCATCTTTATAGAAGTGGTAGTTTTTTTGGAGAAATGGAACAATTTAATGATGGGAAAAAACCCGTTGAAATTGTCGCTTTCACAGATTGTAATGTATATAAACTTCATAGAGATGATTTTTTAAACTGGTTAAAGGGAGATTTTGAAGCTACAAAATTTCTGATTCGAGAAATAACTAGTAAATTAGTTGTAAATGCTGAATTAATTGAAGAATTATCATCTTTAAGTGTTAAAGAACGACTTCTGAGGTGTATATCCTTACACTATTATAGAAGTGAATTAAATTTGCTTACAAAAAAACAGCTTGTTAGCGAAGTAAACGCTCCAATTAGAAGCATTAATCGTGCTATAAATGAATGTGTCCAAGAACATCTAATTGCTTATGAAAACAAAAGATTTAGTGTAATTAATCAGCGAGAGGTATTAAAGAATCTTCCTACAACATAAGGATAATTTCAAAAAAGAGAGCGGGACAAAACTAAAAATTAGTTTTGATTCGCTCTCTAAACCCGAATAAACGGCGAGAAAAAAGCAAATCCTTCGGAAATAAGCCGAAACTCACAAAAATTTGAAGAGCAATTTTCGTGAATTCCTTCTTATTTCTCGGAGCTAAACACTTTTGTCTCAGCCTCTTTTTTATTTTGGGTCAAACGACCTAGATTAGTTGGTGTAACCCTTCTATAATTATTTTGAAAGTAACAGTAAGGAGGTTAACTATGAATGATATTTTAAGTAGAATTTCAAATAAAATTGGGGATAAGAATATAGTTGATAAGTTATCAGCTCTATCAAAATCAGATTTAAACTCACTTCTATTAGAAGTGTTTGATAGACAAGCAAATACTTTGACTGTAACTGATATCCTAAAGTCATACCAGCTAAATAGATTTACTATCCCTAGCAGTATAGACCCAGAAGAATTTCATACTTTGGAATCAAAATTATTAAGAAAAGCACGCAATATGGATATCAAGACGACTATGCTTTCTCCCTCTGCTCCATTAGGTAGCTGCAGCGTTTTTGGCTCCGTAGATCAATATAACGTAGTAAGTGCTCTACGAGGGACAGAAACACTTTCAGACCCCTCAAATATGTTGGCAATAATTATTGCTGATAAATTAAAAAGAAAAGAAGAAAATAATAGCATACCTATCCACATAGCTACTACTGCTAGGGCAGTAAGAGCACAAAATTTTGTAGGTAAAGGTATATATTCACATTTTGGCTTATATTGTATGGTTTCATCTGGTATAGATACAGGGTCTTACACTTGTGAAAAAATGTTGTTAGAAAAGCACTTAAACTATTATAAAGATCTATTAAGTGAAATAGAAAATGTTCGTTTCTCTATTATTCTACGAAAAAGAAACGGATACAAAGATAATGACGGATTTCTCGACAGAATGGTTGAAACTATCAAACTTATTTTTCCTAATATAGAGTTATCCATTCATAATGATGATGTTGATAATAATTATTATCAAGGTATCAATTTCAAATTATCGGTCAAACAAGGAAATGAAACCGTTGAAATAGTTGACGGTGGATTTGTTGACTGGACTTATCAAATGCTTGGAAATAAAAAAGAACGCTGTTTGATAAGTGGTATCGGCTTAGAAAGATTTCTTGTAGCTATTTCATAAAAGGAGGAGAAAAATGGAACTTATAGAGTGGAATTATGCTTATATTACCGATTTAGTTGAGTTTGCGAATGATAAAGAAATTGCAAAGAATCTTCGTGACAACTTCCCCCACCCTTATACAGAGCAAAACGCTAGAGATTTTATTCGTTTTTGTTTGGCAACTCCAGATGTTAAACAACTTAGCTACGCTATTTTTTATCAAGAAAGGGCTATTGGAAGTATCAGCCTAACTTTTGAAGAAGGTACCTCTATTAATAAAAATGCTGAATTAGGTTACTGGCTTGCTAGGAACTATTGGGGCAAAGGGATAACAACAAATGCAGTAAAAGAAATATGCAAAATTGCCTTTGAAAAATACAATCTTAACAAAATTCATGCTAATGTATATTCCTACAATAGAGGGTCAAGTAAAGTATTGGAAAAATGTGGTTTTAAGATTGAAGGATACTGTCACAATTCCATAATAAAGAATAAAAACATGATTGATTGCCTTATATATAGTTTAATTCGACCGCAATAACATTTATTAGAATTAACCTACTTTTTAATAACAGAATAAATTTTTATCCTCTATTGAATATTCCTAGAAAGACAACTCACTAAAACTATATAAAAAGCCTAAAACCCTTTATAAATAAAGGGTTTAATCATAACTTATGACGTCCACGAGAGGATTTGAACCTCCGACCCCACGCTTAGGAGGCATGTGCTCTATCCAGCTGAGCTACGTGGACCTATCATTAGCAAATATTCAATTTTACCCCTCTAGGGAGAATGTCACATTCCCCTTAAGAGGGGTCTGTTATCCCCATTTAATTACAAGGGCAAACTTCAATTAATAAACATTCAATATCCAGTCTCTTAAAAATTGAATAAGCTACTATTTAAGCTGCTAGACTATAGAAATCTAACAGATGTTCTCATCCTTCAACGAAAACACCTGTTTTTATTTTAAAAGTCTTTCCAATCGATGTCAACACCTAGAACATTCCAGTTAAGTTAATCAATTTATGCTTAGAAATATTCTTCTAAAACTGGTTTCCCTTTCACTAAACGGTTCTCTAATGCTTGTAGTTGCTCTCTATCGCCACTCACTTTTTCGTAAAACAATAAATCCTCACTAGTACGATAGCCCATAAACAACTGAGTCCACGCTTGAATCGAACCTCTAAATCCTGCTAATGCACCTTTTTTCTCCGTACATTTTTTTGCCGTTCCTTGACCGGTTTCATCGATCACTAGCTTCCATATTCCTTCATTCCAAGCTCCATAACGATCTTCTATCTCAAAATAATAAGTCTCTTTTTCTCCCGACTTAAAAGGATACTTGCTTAAAAAGGCGTCGATCGAGACGATTCTTCCCATCATAAAAGGCGTAAGCTTCATATCAACGAGAGGAGCTGGCATCAAATGACTTACATCTTGTCCTGTTTGTCCTGTTTCAAAATAAAATTCTTGAGAAGAACCACTATGAGAACCAATAAAGCCGACAAGTGCTTGGCATGCCTGATAGGACAAATAGCCCCATTCTTTAATCGTAAAACGAGCTGCGCTAGATTGATACACCAAATAACCAGTAGGTGTTCCCTGCTCATCTTCATAGACTGCAAATAAATTTTTTTCATCAGAGCCTAAACTATAGTCCAGCCACCAATCTTCCCGAACCATGCCTCCACGCTGATTTTTCTCTAAGCCCGCATAAATAGTTTGGCAAATAGGTTTGATCTCTTCAAAATTTACTCGCTTCATCTTTCCTGAGCCGACTTTTACGTTTGGCCAGTTTTCCGCTTTGACTGTGTAGCTAATTTGTTCAAATAGCTGCTCGAACCCGTACTTACGATAAAAAGGATATGAAAATGGTGCCAAATAGGCCAATGACACTCCCTGATCCGCTAAATCAGCTAATAATTTGGACATGATTGCTGAAATACCACCTTGCCCCCGATATTCAGGATAAGAAGACACACAGCCAATTCCCGCCATTTGATGAACCGTTCCATGGAAATCAACAGTGAAAGGTGTCGAAATCACCTGACTCATTAATTTTTCTTCTGAAAAACAACCATAATTTTGTGAATGTGCAACGATTTGTTTAAAATGTTCTTTTCGTTTTTCTGTTGTCTCTGCATTGAATGCATAAGCTGCTAAGTCAAACATTTCATTTAATTCTTTTATACCGATTTGACGAATTTCTTTTTCCACATCATTTCACCCCAACTAAAGTAAACTTCATTTTCATTGTACTCCAAGTTAAATCTAGGCACCAGAAAAAAAGAAAATAGATGTGAAGCAAAACGGATCAACCGTTTGCTTCACATCTAATTGTTTTATTCTTCCGGTTCGCCTAAACTTGGGTCCATTTTATTCGCAGCAATAACAAACGGCGCCCAAATCACAAATGCCACAGCTAGATTGACGATAGTCAGAACGATCGCACGCCAGTCACCTGCGGTTGCTAAGAAGCCGCTGATGATCGTCGGCATCACCCAGATCACATTTACGACCACTGGATTGACCAAGCCGGCCATCGTTGCAAAATAAGCAATTGTAGCTGTTGCTAATGGTGCGACGATAAACGGAATCAGCATGATCGGATTCAGCACGACTGGCATCCCAAACATTACAGGCTCATTGATATTGAACAGCCCTGGGCCGACGCCAAGCTTTCCGACCGTTTTGTAGTCCGCACGCTTAGATAGAAGTAAAATCGAAATGATCAAGACCAACGTAACACCAGCTCCACCCGGCCAAACAAACGCTTCAAATGAACCAGCAACCCACTTGTACGGAATTTCTTGTCCTTGCTGGTACGCATTGGTATTATCGACCATCGCTACACCATAGATCGATTGTAAAACAGGTGACATGATGTTTGTACCGTGTAAACCAAAGAACCACAGTACATGGACAAGCAGTACGATCAAGAAGACTGCTCCATACCCTTGAGACAAGCCGATCAATGGCGTCTGAATGGATTCAGAGATCCAGTCGATCAATAGTTTCCCAGTGATTTTTTCAAAGATATGATAAATCATTGCAGATACATACAACGCAACGATTCCTGGAATAATAGCAGCAAACGCCTTTGATACTGCCGGCGGTACTGAATCAGGCATTTTGATAATAATGTTTTTCTTCATCAATTTCGCAAAAATAATAACAGAGATAAACCCAAAAATCATTGCTGTAAACAAACCTGTTCCGCCCATATACTTACCAAAAGGGAAATACCCCCAAGCGCCAGCTTCGATCGCCGATACGCCATCAACTGTATTGACAGTTGCTCCGGCATCTGTGAAAAGTTGTGTAATATTTTTTGGCAATTTCTCAGCTAAAGTAACGGTCGTTGTTGCACTTTGCGGCAAGCCAATAAAGAAAGCTGCTAACGAAACTAACATTCCTGATAAAACATCAACATCATAGGCTCTTGCAACATTACATCCCAACGAAGCCGCAAAAACAACCGCCATAATGGCTAATGTTCCCGTCCAAACTAACCCGTTGACTGCGATTACAGGTGTAAAAAATGTTGTAATCCCATTCCCTTCACCCAAATATGTGTTTGGAAAATCACGCATGAACGCATTTAGCAACACTGCAATTGCCCCCGCCATCGTCACTGGCATCATCCCAATAAAGGCATCTCTCAGTGCAACTAAATGCTTCTGCGAACCGATCTTCGCAGCTACCGGTAAAATATACCTCTCCATCCAAGCTGTTAATCCATTCATTCTTTTCTTCCTCCTAAACATTATTTATTTAAAAAGTAACTACTTTTTAAAACAAATCCCCAACCTCAAAATACTCAACGAAAGATAACAACAATATAACTTTACATTCTTATAATAAGCAATTAGTATGCCAAAGTGATCTAGACCAAAACAACCTATAAAATCGCTCTATATATAAAGCGCTTTCTTTTTACACTGTGTAAAATAATAATGCACAGTGTATTTTTTGTGTGTAAAAAGTGCACAAAAAAAAGAGCGTCTCTATGACACTCTTACTCAATATGATTGTTCCATCATTTTTAACATTTTATTGAACTGACGTTTTTTAAAGAACATCATGATCGTTCCAACTGCTGCATCATTGATTTTTTGTAAAAACCCGTAGGATTCCATTTTCTCAATATAGTGAATCTCACAAGATTTGTCATCCAGCGGCTTGATATCATATTGAACTAAAAAGTCATTTTTGGTTGTAGACGTTCTAAAATGGTAAGCTGTATTCTCAACTACTTTTTCGACTTTGATGCGTGCCCGACTATTCTTTGAGAATTGTTTGACATATTCAAAATTGTTTAGTTGTTTTCTTGTTAGGCTTTTACCAGTATGTTTGCGTACGTCAAACAAAACAGAATCCATGACTTGGCCATAAAAAACAGATGCTGGAATATTTAATGTTTTTACGATTTCCATTATCGTTTCACCTCGTTATTCTCTTTCTTATTTTGCTCTTCTTTCTTTTTTCCTTTAAAGAAAAAGTATCCTCCGACTGCGACTAAGAAAATTCCTGTCGTCATACTTAACAAATCATACGTCATCGATGCAGGATTTAGCGCATATAAGATGATCAATGAACCGATACTGCATACAAATAAGCCATTCCTTACCATTTTACATCCATCCAATCTTTTTTAAACTGCTGCTGCCTGGAAGTATAAGACACCGCCCCAAGGTTGCGCTTTGATCAATTCTTTCGCTTTCTTAGCTGCTTCTTCTTTGTCTCCAGTTACTTCAAACACTAATTTGATTCCTTGTTTTTGACTAAACTTATACGTGAAATCTCCACCATCATAACTTTCTAATAATGCTTTGATTTCTTCTTGCTGCATTGCGCTTGCGATTGTAATCATGTTAACCTCTCCCTTTTAAACAATGAAGCAGCTGCTTTCACTTAGTAAAAGTGAAAGCAACATGCTATTTAATTTTTCTTCTTACAGATCTGTTGGTTCCATCTTATTCGCTGCAATAACGAATGGTGTCCAGATCAAGAATGTTACGACCATACACACAAGGGTAACTACTGGTGCACGCCAGTCTGCTCCTGTTGCTAAGAATGAAAGCAATAGCGGCGGTACAACCCATGTTACTTGTTGTGATACAGGTGCTACTAAACCGAAGTATGTTGCTAACCAACCGATTGTAGTTGCTACTACTGGCGCAACCAAGAATGGTACAAACATGATTGCATTCAATACGATCGGTAAACCAAACATGATTGGTTCATTGATGTTGAAGATACCAGGTCCTAATGACAGTTTACCTACAGTTAAGTAGTCTGCACGTTTAGAGAATAACAGGATCGCAATGATCAGAACGATCGTTCCGCCAGATCCGCCGAACCATGCAAATGCGTCAAATGAACCACGTACCCACATATACGCTTTTCCATCATCAATGGCTTTCAAGACCGCTGGTGTACCAGTTAAGCCTTTGTAGCCTTTTTGGAAAATATCGATATTGATCAATTGTGCTTGTCCCCAGATACCTTCTAATACTGGTGCCAATACGTTTGGACCATGGATACCGAAGAACCAGAAAATTTGTACAAAGATCGTTACGATCAACACTGCGCCGATTCCTTGAGATAGGCCCAAGAACGGTTCTGCAATATATTTTTGAACTAGATCGATGATCAATTGTCCATCTGTTAATTTACCTACGACAAAGTTAATAATTGCGATAACATATAATGCGATCGTTGCTGGTAAAATCGCAGCGAACGCTTTTGATACTGCCGGCGGTACTGAATCAGGCATTTTGATCGTGATGTTCGCCAACATTAATTTACAGAAAATGATAACTGAAATTGCTCCCATGATCATTACTGTGAAGTATGCATTTCCGTTTAAGTGGTCAAGTTTCAACCAACCCCAGCCGCCTGCTGTTAAGCCTTCAGCTGTTGCTGACCAACCAGTTGTTGCTGAGTTTTCATTGATCGTGTTCATCAACTCTTTAGGAATAGCTGTTTCTAATGTATTAGAATAAGCAAAAGCAATCCCTTGAATCAATGTAGCTAAACCAACGATACCACCCGCTAGGTCGTTTACTTTGTATGCTCTAGCTAAATTATAGCCCCAAGAAAAGGCAAAAATCAAACCGGCAATCGCCAACGTCCCATTCCAAACAAATCCGTTGATCCCAATAATGACATTAATAACTGCGAAGAATCCTTTGTCTGCAGCAAGGTTTGCTGCATAGTCTGAGAAGAATTGCTGCGGCAGATCACGAATGATCGCGTTGATCATAACGGCGATCGAGCCGGCCATTGTTGCTGGCATTGTACCGATAAAAGCATCACGTAACGCAACTAAGTGTTTTTGTGCACCGATTTTACCAGCTACCGGCAGAATGTACTTCTCCATCCAGGCTGTTAATCCATCCATTTTTTGTTCCTCCTATAAATAATATTTATTTAAAGAGTAAACTACTCTTCAAACCCGTTTGACTGAAGTCCCGTTCAAAAAACTCCAATGTCTACTTTCTCCCGTTCAAAAAAGAAAATAAAACAGTTTATTCGTTGTCCATACGACGATACAAATCGATGATCTCTTTCGCTAAATCTGTAAACGCAATCGATGTCATCAAGTGATCTTGACTATGAACCGTTAATAATGTGACTTGAATATGATTTCCTTGCGCTTCTTGCGTCAGCATTCCTGTTTGAGAATGATGGGCTTGCACCAAAGATTCCTCTGCATCCGCGATTTTTTGATCTGCCAACTCAAAATTTCCAGCTTTCGCTGCGGCAATTGCTTCCATTGCATCACTCTTAGCATTACCGCCATACATGATCAAGCCCATAACAGCTTCTAAATTTTGTTGATCTTCCACTTTTTATTAACTCCGTTCATCGATTATTTTTTCTTGCTTATTTATCCATTAAAGCGATTGCTTGATCCAATACCTTTTCACCGTTCATCATACCGTAGTCTGACATGTTGATCACATCTAATGGAATTCCTTTTGGTTCTAATTTTTGTTCAAATTGTGATTTCATGAAACGAACTTGCGGGCCTAAAAGTAATACGTTTACATCTTTCGCCTCTAAATTATTGTCTGCATCTGACGCTGAAACCGCAAAGATATCAGCTTCCATTCCACGTTCTTCTGCTGCCTTTTGCATTTTTGTTACTAATAAGCTTGTGCTCATTCCTGCTGAACATACTAACATGATTGTTTTTTTAGCCATTTTCTGACACTCCTTCTAAGTTGTTTGTTGTACTTACACTTTTATATAAAGCAAAAAGCGTGCCAAAAATTGTATAGACCAAAACCAGTAATATCAAGGTTTTGGTCTATACGTTTTGTGTACACACTAATTCTTTTCGGTTACACTGTATAAAATGTGTGCGTTTTCTTTGTTGTATCTAAGGCGTTTGAAGCGATTTCAATATTTGCACTTATATTTGTTGTTTAGATTGTATCACTACTTATGTGTCTCCTAATAAATTCAGATCGTAATTTTGACGCTTTAATGAATGCTGAGACTGATCATCTCTTCAAAGCAGAACTGGAAATATTTTGACCTATTGAAAATGATCGTTTTATTCTCAATGTATCCTTTTTGACTTTCATCACTCCTATTTGCACCTCTATTAAAACATCCACTCATTCAAAAAATAGTCACATGGTAACTAGTAATATACAATGTTCTTTTTTTCCGCTCTCCATTATGATCTTTTTTGATAAGCTACTCTAAAACTGCTTGATTTCTTTTACTAACCATTGTTTGTAGTATCTAAATTGTTCATTCGTGTGAAAAAAGTTTTCACCATCAATTAACATATTTAGCTTAATTGATACTTATATTCTTTTTCATACACAAAACCTCTTCATTCTAATTCTTATCTTTTCTAGTCCTTTTTGAAAACTATTGACATAGTTTTTTCAGTCAAATCAAATTTTTTTATTTGTTCTTCCGTTGCATCGCTATAACTAGAATCATTATTTTTTATTAAATAAGGACTACAGAACATCTTGCCTGTCGTTTCTTCTAAGAAAATCGAATAGAACTCTGAAATAAAATGGTTCTCCTGATGTGGAACGAGTTTATAAATATTTCCATTTTTATACAGATAGTCGCCTAATTTATGTTTTCCCTTCATCTTTGAATCTCTCCATTTAATTCTTTTTGTAAAAAAAACTAGATTCTCTATGCGTATCTCAATAGAACTCTTCTCACCAAGTTCTATCCAATTTATCTGAATAATACATTATCGCTTTTTGATAAGCTTTGATTTCTTTGTCTCCAGAAGTTGTGGCAATCAAACGCAACAAAATTTCCATGCCTTCTGAATACTGATTCAAGTTATATAACGCCATTGAATAAAAAACTTTAAGAGCATTATTATTTGGAAACTTTTCGATCCCACTCTTTAATGTTTTTGCGGCTAAATCATAATTGCCCAATGTTCTATATGTACTACCTAGACCAAGAAATGCCCCTTCTAAATCGGTACCTTCTAAACCATTCTTGATTGATTTTTCGTAATAATACACTGCTTCGGACTCTTTTTCTAAGAGATCAAAACTCCAAGCAATCTGATAGTTTAAATAAGGATCATCCTCTTCATTTTTTAATAATTCCAATAACAACTGGTTAGATTTTTCTAGTTTTCCTTCTTCTCTAAACTGTAGAGCAGCATTTATATTGTTCTTCATTAGTTACCTCCTTGCTATTGTTTTTGATATTATCTTTTTAATTTGCTAAATTTTCTTCTAAACTACTGACCTACGGCTCTTTTGGCAACTGTATATTTTTGTTTTTTTAAAGTCGGTATACTGCTTTTTGTTCGTTCATCACTATATTGAACTAATACAAGTTCATGTATGCCTTCTGTAACTGCATTAGGTACTTTTTGCAAATTAAGAGTTTCTTTGGAATCAGTTAAATTTAGCTTGTCCAACAATTGACCATCTGCATATATATATGAAATCATACTTCCATCTATGCCTTCTGTTTCTATTTTTATTGGCGTTTGTTCTGTGTCTTTATCATATCTAATAACTACTTCAGTTCCCTCTTTAGAATTTCCCTGATCACTTGAAATATTAAATTTCCCTTCTCCCAAATTAGACATATGGGCAAATATATTACTTTCTTCAGTTGATTCTACTTCTTTTGTATTGAGATTACTTTCCGAACTACACCCCATCAAGAAAACGAACCCAATAAGAATTACGATCATTTTTTTCATTTTAAAACAATTATCTTTACGCAAATAGATTGCCACCTTTCCTTTACTATACCTTTTTAAACCAGCTGTTACATTTACTTTATCTCATAACCACTGATTAATAACAACTCACGATGATCAAAAAAAGAGAGAGTATGTGGATCAATAATCTATTCTCATTTATCTTGAAAATAGATTTTACTATTCTTTTCATAAATTAATAGATAAATTTATTTATGCAATACGAAATACTATTTTTTCAAAGATCGTTACATACAAAAAGGGTTGAGCCAATAGTCATTTAGGTTCGATTTTAAGGAAATTGCCAAAGAACCTGACTTTTGACCATTATTTATTAAGAATTAGAGTGCGAAACAAAACAGATTTTTAGTTTGAAGTGCGCCCTAATTTATCCACAATAGGATCCTATCAGTTCCAATAAAAAAAAGCCACACGAGGTGGCTTTAATTATTTATGCTTTATGGATATTAACAGCTTGCATTCCACGTTGACCTTCTTCAGTATCAAATGTTACTGCTTGGCCTTCGTCTAGTGTTTTAAAACCATCTGTTTGAATAGCTGAAAAATGAGCAAACACGTCTTGACCATCTTCTCCTGTGATAAAACCAAAACCTTTGTCTGCATTAAACCATTTTACTGTACCGTTGTTCATATATATTCCTCCTGATGCATATCTAGTATGCTAATTGTTGCAATAAATATTTGATAAGCAAAAGTAAGAATTATATTATTTATGTATAACACTATAATTTACGTTTCAAAATCGATTACTTATGTAGTATAACACAAAAATGGATCGAATGCTTGATTTTCTATTAGCAGTGCATTTATTC
This sequence is a window from Enterococcus wangshanyuanii. Protein-coding genes within it:
- a CDS encoding PTS sugar transporter subunit IIB, whose translation is MAKKTIMLVCSAGMSTSLLVTKMQKAAEERGMEADIFAVSASDADNNLEAKDVNVLLLGPQVRFMKSQFEQKLEPKGIPLDVINMSDYGMMNGEKVLDQAIALMDK
- a CDS encoding PTS sugar transporter subunit IIC, whose product is MDGLTAWMEKYILPVAGKIGAQKHLVALRDAFIGTMPATMAGSIAVMINAIIRDLPQQFFSDYAANLAADKGFFAVINVIIGINGFVWNGTLAIAGLIFAFSWGYNLARAYKVNDLAGGIVGLATLIQGIAFAYSNTLETAIPKELMNTINENSATTGWSATAEGLTAGGWGWLKLDHLNGNAYFTVMIMGAISVIIFCKLMLANITIKMPDSVPPAVSKAFAAILPATIALYVIAIINFVVGKLTDGQLIIDLVQKYIAEPFLGLSQGIGAVLIVTIFVQIFWFFGIHGPNVLAPVLEGIWGQAQLINIDIFQKGYKGLTGTPAVLKAIDDGKAYMWVRGSFDAFAWFGGSGGTIVLIIAILLFSKRADYLTVGKLSLGPGIFNINEPIMFGLPIVLNAIMFVPFLVAPVVATTIGWLATYFGLVAPVSQQVTWVVPPLLLSFLATGADWRAPVVTLVCMVVTFLIWTPFVIAANKMEPTDL
- a CDS encoding tetratricopeptide repeat protein — encoded protein: MKNNINAALQFREEGKLEKSNQLLLELLKNEEDDPYLNYQIAWSFDLLEKESEAVYYYEKSIKNGLEGTDLEGAFLGLGSTYRTLGNYDLAAKTLKSGIEKFPNNNALKVFYSMALYNLNQYSEGMEILLRLIATTSGDKEIKAYQKAIMYYSDKLDRTW
- a CDS encoding cold-shock protein — its product is MNNGTVKWFNADKGFGFITGEDGQDVFAHFSAIQTDGFKTLDEGQAVTFDTEEGQRGMQAVNIHKA
- a CDS encoding PTS lactose/cellobiose transporter subunit IIA; translation: MEDQQNLEAVMGLIMYGGNAKSDAMEAIAAAKAGNFELADQKIADAEESLVQAHHSQTGMLTQEAQGNHIQVTLLTVHSQDHLMTSIAFTDLAKEIIDLYRRMDNE